CTATAACCCGATGATCCCCGACGGCACCGAGCTGACCGCGACGATGATGCTGGAGATAGAGGACGCGGGCCAGCGCGCGCGGGTGCTGGCGACGCTCGGCCGGATCGAGGACCATGTCGCGATCCGGATCGGCCCCGATCGCATCGCCGCGCGGCCCGTGGGCGAGGAGGAACGCACCAATGCCTCCGGCAAGACCTCGGCAGTGCATTTCTTCCGCTTCCCGTTCAGCCCGTCGCAGATCGCCGCCTTTCGCGAGCCGGGCACCCCGATCCTGTTCGAGATCGATCATCCGAATTACGGCCATATCGCGATCGTCGGCGATGCGATGCGGGCCGAATTGCTGAAGGACTTCGCATAAGGGGACAGGAGGGCCGGGCATGGTCGAGGAGCAGACACTCGATCCCGCGCGCCGCTGGTGGGTGCCGGCGGTCACGGCGCCCTGCCGCGACTGGGCCGGGCGGCCCGGCTGCCGCAAGGGCGCGCGCTATCTGGTCGGCGAAACCAGCTTCGCCGCGACGACCGAAGGCTATCCGGTGTTCGAGAGCCGCGCCGATTGCCTGATGTGGATCATGCGCCACCGCACCGAACTGGCCCACGCCGCGCCGGATACGCCGGTGCAGGCGGTCGATCTGGCGAAGTGGATGCTGGGGCTGAGCTGAGGCCGTCCGGCGATTCCGGTTGCGCCGGTCCCGAATATCGCCAAGCTCGTTTCATGTCCGATCCGGCCCTCCCCGCCCGCCCGTCGCCGCTCCAGCGGCTGAAGGCCTATGCGGCGCATCCCGATCCGCTGGCGGAAAGCTGCAACTGGATCGCGCTGGTGGTCGCGTCGAACCAGCCCATCTATCCGCTCTATCTGCTGTGGATCGTCGGCGGGGACTGGTGGATATCGGTGTGGACCTTCCTGTCGACGCCCTTCTTCCTTGCCGTCCCGGCGGTCGCGCGGCGCCATGCCGCGATGGGCCGGGCGCTGCTGCCGCTCGCCGGGATCGGCAACGGCATCGTCAGCGCCAAGGCGTTCGGAGTGGCCTCGGGTGTCGAGCTGTTCCTTGTCGCGTGCAGCCTGATCGGGCTGCTCGC
The sequence above is drawn from the Rhizorhabdus dicambivorans genome and encodes:
- a CDS encoding DUF3501 family protein, which produces MPASKRRIEPNDILPARDYAAHRKDYRAARMANKPKRTLHVGPYATILFESYDSMWLQVQEMLYIEKGGDEQLADELAAYNPMIPDGTELTATMMLEIEDAGQRARVLATLGRIEDHVAIRIGPDRIAARPVGEEERTNASGKTSAVHFFRFPFSPSQIAAFREPGTPILFEIDHPNYGHIAIVGDAMRAELLKDFA